The stretch of DNA AATCAATCCTTCGCGATGACGTTCCAGCAGTTCCTTGTCGATACGAGGCTTGTAATAAAACCCCTCCAAATAGGCCGCCGATGCCAGCTTGACCAGATTTTTGAAACCGGTGTAGTTTTTGGCCAACAGCGTGAGGTGGAAACTCGCCTCTTTCATCCGCGACGCATTGCGATCAAACCGGCTGCCGGGGGCGATATAGGCTTCGTAGCCTAGGATCGGTTTGATCCCTTCGCGTTGGCAGGTTTGGTAGAACTCCAACGCGCCGAATAAATTCCCGTGATCGGTGATCGCCAGCGAATTCATGCCCATGTCTTTGGCTTGTTGAACCAAAGCAGGAATCTTGCTGGCACCGTCGAGCAAGCTGTAGTGGGTGTGGCAATGCAGATGAACAAAGGGACGTGCGTCGTTCATAACGATCCTTCAGTGGGTGTGCCTGGGGCGCGGACGGTCCGTCGCGAGCGGTTTTCAAGCCATTGTATCAACCGCCTTGCGGGGCATCGACCAAATCGGGCGGAAAAGTTGATAACGGGCAGTTTTGCCTATGTTTCAAGGCAAAACGAGACCAATGGCTCGCCTATTTGCTCGTATTTATTTGCAAAAAGCACGGGGCGTGCTCATTGATTCTGCTTGTTGTCGCCAGCAGCTTGGGACATGATGGAAGGATGAACACGTGGGAAAGGTGCCCAGCGAAAACAGACGGATTTTTTCTTCAAAGATTTTCAACGAACGATGAGGCGCACAAATGGGGTTTAAAAAAACGGGACGACTCGTCCTCGCTCTGGCGATGACAGTCACGATGGTGACAGCGGCGCAGGCCGGACCGATCCAGGTGGGAGGCACGTATAACGTTAGAAACACGAACTTCCCCAACAGTTTTACGAGCGGACCGCTGACGATCAACTCGACAGCCAAACCGATCGGCGGCGCCGGTTCGGGCGGACTGACGGTGCGTGAACGGATTACCGACACCAGCTCCGAAGCGCAATGGATTGAATGGATCTTCGAAAAGACCGATGCGCCGTTGGCCGATGTGACTACCGGGGGTTGGAAGACTGAAATCTTCAATGTACCGGTCACCACTCCGGTGATTTATGATGGATTCTTCATTTACTGGACGATCAACGGCACCGCCGCGCAAAACATCACCACCATCCCCGGATTGGGCGCCCCGCAGGTCAACCCGCTGAACTCGTCGCATTTGGTGTACGGCGGGTATTTCCCAGCCGAAGGCCCCTTCACCGGCCCGTTGAGCTTCGATGCACTCCTGACCAATTACGGATTGGGAATTTCGGATGGAAACATGGACATCAACCAAATCAACGGCTTTGTCGTCGGCGCTCACCTGACAACATCAGTCAGCGCCGACGTAGTCCCCGAACCAGCCAGCATCACCATGCTGGCCATTGGCGGCATCGCCCTATGCGGCTACGGCTGGCGACGTAAACGCCGAACGGTCTGAGACGACTACGACGCTCGAAATGAAAACAGACCGCCCGCTTGAAAACGTCGGCGGTCTTTTTTGTTCGGTGGTTCTAAATTCGTGAGCCGTGAGCGTGGGCGCGCTGGTTATGCTATCTGCCGCCGAATGTCATCAAATGCCTCGGAGACAAGTTCCGCTTTCCCATCCGCATAATCGCGATGGCCTTGCTGGATATCGTCAATTGTCTTTTGGCGTTCGTATTGTTCGCGCCACTGCTTGAGCAGGTTCTCAGGTGACATATCAGCAGCGTCACTTTTGAGGTACTCAGTGATAAATTGATGAAACTCTAGCGTTTCACTGGGAACATGAGTTGTCATAGAATTTGCCTCCATGATCAACATATCACAATGCGGCTACCA from Symmachiella dynata encodes:
- a CDS encoding PEP-CTERM sorting domain-containing protein, coding for MGFKKTGRLVLALAMTVTMVTAAQAGPIQVGGTYNVRNTNFPNSFTSGPLTINSTAKPIGGAGSGGLTVRERITDTSSEAQWIEWIFEKTDAPLADVTTGGWKTEIFNVPVTTPVIYDGFFIYWTINGTAAQNITTIPGLGAPQVNPLNSSHLVYGGYFPAEGPFTGPLSFDALLTNYGLGISDGNMDINQINGFVVGAHLTTSVSADVVPEPASITMLAIGGIALCGYGWRRKRRTV